The Salvia miltiorrhiza cultivar Shanhuang (shh) chromosome 1, IMPLAD_Smil_shh, whole genome shotgun sequence genome has a window encoding:
- the LOC130987782 gene encoding uncharacterized protein LOC130987782, with protein MDSTGDGKSCCNVDEVGIQIFREFHKIMEVVDGKPDQMGPLLIDMEKLTLKYLILNSASEEGKRKACEHIYGVKFPEKITVLPPAVNNSKEMKKKIREQNRMWKRMKTDPWLISAREYMEKHK; from the exons ATGGATTCAACAG GAGATGGTAAGAGTTGTTGTAATGTTGATGAAGTTGGAATTCAGATTTTCCGAGAGTTTCATAAAATTATGGAAGTGGTTGATGGAAAGCCTGATCAAATGGGTCCTTTGTTGATTGATATGGAGAAGCTGACattgaaatatttgattttgaattcGGCGTCAGAAGAGGGTAAGCGAAAGGCTTGTGAGCATATTTATGGTGTAAAATTCCCAGAAAAGATCACAGTGTTGCCGCCTGCTGTAAATAActcaaaagaaatgaaaaagaaGATAAGAGAGCAAAACAGAATGTGGAAGCGCATGAAGACAGACCCTTGGTTAATATCTGCCAGAGAGTATATGGagaaacataaataa